CCGGTCTGGAGGCGACCGAGGCGGCGGACACCGTCATCGTCCCCAACCGTCCCGACGTCGCGGTGCCGCGCCGCCCTGCCGTATTGGAAGCCGTCCGGCGGGCGCACGCGCGCGGAGCTCGCCTCGTCGGCTTCTGCAGCGGTGCCTTCACGCTCGCCGAGGCCGGGGTGCTCGACGGGCGGCGGGCCACCGCGCACTGGCAGTGGGCGGACTCCTTCCGTACGCGCTTCCCGGCCGTGACCCTCGAAGAGGACGTCCTCTTCGTCGACGACGGCGACATCCTCACCGCCGCCGGCAGCGCCGCCGCGCTCGACCTCGGGCTGCACGTCGTCCGGCGCGACCACGGCGCCGAGATCGCCAACGCCGTCAGCCGGCGGCTCGTCTTCGCGGCCCACCGGGACGGCGGGCAGCGGCAGTTCGTCGAGCGGCCCGTGCCCGACATCCCCGACGAGTCCCTGGCGCCGGTCCTCGCCTGGGCGCTTGAGCGCCTCGACGAGCCCCTGACGGTCGCCGACCTGGCCTCCCGCGCCGCCGTCAGCCCCGCGACCCTGCACCGCCGGTTCCGGACGCAGCTGGGGACGACACCGCTGGCCTGGCTCACGGGGGAGCGCGTCGCCCTGGCCTGCCGGCTCATCGAGCGGGGCGAGGCGCGCCTCGACGCGGTCGCGCGGAGCAGCGGGCTCGGTACGGCGGCGCACCTGCGCGCCCTGATGCGCCGCGAGACGGGCCTCTCCCCGTCGGAATACCGGCGCCGGTTCGGCCCCGGGGCCCCGGCGGTTCGCGGTCAGAGCTGGATCAGGGAGTCCTTGTAGTAGACCGACGCCTTGCGCTGCCCCGGTGTCTCGCCCGAGGCGAAGCCCATGCACAGGCGGAACATGTCGGGTCGGGACGGCTGGGGGATCTGGATGGCCAGGCCCTCGGGCTCACGGAACGGCAGGGTGTAGCCGGCCTTGGAGTGGAAGGTCGTGACGATGGTCCCGGTGTTCAGGTCGACCGAGGTCAGATGGGTGTTGCCCTCGCCCGGGGGAGATATGACGATCTTGGGCGTCGACGCGTTGCCGTCGTGGTCCTGGGTGTAGCCGTAGGAATTGCCGTGCAGCATGTACAGGTACTGCCCGGCCACCGCGTATCCCTGGAACGAGGGCCTGCCGTAGCGGTTGCGGTCGATCGAGATCGCGGGCTCGGCGATCTCCGCCAGGGGAGTGCCGAAGTCCCCCGCGCGGGCCTTCGCCAGGTCGTAGATCCGGTAGTGCATCCCGTTCAGGTCGTACCGGACCACCAGCCGGTTGTTGACCGGGTCGATGCCCGCGGTGTTGTTCACGCTGCCCGGGACGGGGGTGAACTTCTGGAGCGACGTGCTGGTGGCGTCCAGCGGTGTGCTGGAGGAGGCGAACTTGAAGCGGCACAGCCGCCGACCGCGGCTCGTCCCGTCCTCGACGTCCTGGACGGCGTCGACCTCGGTCCACAGGTAGGTGCTGGTGCCGGACGGCTCGACGCCGAAGCCGACGCCGTGACCGAAGCCGCGCAGATACATGTAGCCCGTGACCCGGCCGGTTCCGCTGCCGTCCGCGGCGTCGGCGCCGAGGGTCCACTCGGTGATCGCGAGATCGCCGTGCAGATCGCGCGTGGCGCCGGACAGCGGTGCCGACTCCCCCTTCAACTGACGGCCGCCTCCGATGAGCTGGGCGTAGTAGAGCCGACGGTTGACGTTGTCGAACCCGATGGACTGGATGACGGTCCCCTCGTGCAGGGTCTCCTCGCGGAAGTAGGCAGGACCGGTGTTGCCCTCCACCCGGATCAGCTGGGACGCCGGCAGACCGTCCGCCGCGCTCGCGTGCCCGGCTCCCGTTCCGATGCCCGCGACGGAGAGTGCGGCCACGCCGCCCAAGGAAAGGAAACCGCGCCGATTCAGCTGCATACCGCTCATGTTGCTTCCCATCTTCGAAGGCAGGCGAAAGGTAGGCATCCTTTCAGGCGGCTGAAGGGACTGAACAGCGCCTTGGGGCTGCGCGGGCCCGCGCAGCGGACGTGAAGTCGTGGGCCTACTGGGCTCCTTCGGCCTTGCCCGACCTGCGGATCGGCGGGCCGAGGACCTTGTCGACCTCCGTGGACGCCACGGCGAGGAGTTCCTCGCCGAACAGGCAGAGCGAGCTTTCCCAGGGATGGCCGAAGCTGCCGAGGCGGAAGTCCTCCGAGAGGTAGATGTAGTAGTCCCCGTCGGGGTACGGGCTCAGCGGCCAGCGCGGTCGTCCGGGGCCGCCGACGTCCTGCGGCGAGAACCGGTACGACGTGTGCTGCCAGTCCAGCGCGAACAGTGTGCCCCGCGGGCCGACGCAGGAGGCCAGTGCCGCCCGGACCACCGCGACGAGACGCTCCAGACCCTCGTAGTCGGGATCGTCGTCCAGGGCGGCGAGGCTCCAGGTCGCCGACGCGGCAGGCTCCTTGATGGCCGGCCACGTCGTCGGGTTCACGCTCGGCCGGAAGGCGAACTCCTCGTAGAAGCGGTCCCAGACGCGGCGGTAGTCGTCCTCCGGCAGTTCGGTCACGGGGGTCTCTTTCCTCATGAGACGACCCTAGGGCCTGTCCGGCGGACCCTGCCGGCCCGCCCCGGACCGGATCCGACCGGCATCTGACCTTCCGTCAGAATGGAACGTGTTCTAGTCTGCGGCGCATGGGCATCGCCATCACGCACGAACAGCGGGAGCTCGCCCGATCCGTCCGCGGCTGGCTCACCCGCGCCGTACCTCCCGAAGAGGTCCGCAAACACCTGGACGTCCCCGACGCCGCCGCCGGCCGGCCCGCGTACTGGGACGCCGCCGTCGAGCAGGGCCTCCTCGGGCTCCACCTCCCCGAGGAGTACGACGGCGGGGGCGGCGACCTCGTGGACCTCGCCGTCGTCGTCGAGGAGGCCGCGCGGGCGCTGCTGCCAGGGCCGTACCTGCCCTCCGTCCTCGCCGCCGAGGTCCTCCACCGGGCAGGGCAGGGGCAGCTGGCCGCCTCGATCGCGCGCGGCGAGCGGATCGCGGCCGTCGCCCTCGGCGGTACGGGGAGCCTCACCGCCGTACGGACCGCGGGCGGCTGGCTCCTCGACGGCGCCGCGCCCCCCGTCCTCGGCGGCGGCCAGGCCGACCTCGTCCTCCTCAGGGCCGCCACCGCCGACGGCTCCGTCCGGCTCGCCGTCGACACCGAAGGGCTCGCCGTCCGGGCCCGCGAGAGCGCCGACCCGACCCGGCCCACCGGCGAGCTCACCGCCCGCGCCGTCCACGTCCCCGCCGCGCGCCAACTCGCCTTCGGCGGCGACATCGGTACCGGGCTCGTGCGGGACCTCGCCGCCGTCCTCCTCGCCGCCGACGCCTGCGGCACCGCCGCCCGCGCCGTCGAGACCGCCGCCGAACACGCCCGCACCCGCGAGCAGTTCGGGCGGCCCATCGGACAGTTCCAGGGCGTCAAACACCTCTGCGCCGACATGCTCGTCCGGCTCGAACAGGCCCGCGCCCTCACCTGGGACGCCGCCCGCGCCGGCCAGGACGAGGCCCGCTCCCTGACCGCCGCGCTCGCCGCCGCCACCGCCCTCGACGCCGCGTACACCTGCGCCAAGGACTGCATCCAGATCCTCGGCGGCATCGGCTTCACCTGGGAGCACGACGCCCACCTCCTGCTCCGCCGCGCCGTCGTCGCCCGCCAGCTCCTCGGCACCGGCGACCACCACCGCCTCGCCGCCCTGCGGCACGCCTCCGACGGCGTCCGGCGCGGCCTCCGCCTCGACCTGCCGCCCGAGGCCGACGCGTACAGGAGAGAGGCCCGCGAGGCCGTCGCCCCGGCCGCCGGCCTCGAACCGGCCGCCGCCCGGCGCGCCCTCGCACCCACCGGCTACGCGGCCCCGCACCTCCCGGAGCCGTACGGACTCGGCGCCGGACCTCTCCGGCAGCTCGCCGTGCAGCGGGAGCTGGACGAGGCCGGGATCGCCCTTCCCGGGCTCGGGATCGGCGCCTGGGTCGTGCCCTCCCTCCTCGCCCACGGCACCCCCGAGCAGCAGGAGACCCACCTCGGGCCGACCCTGCGGGGCGAACGGCTCTGGTGCCAGCTCTTCTCCGAACCCGGCGCCGGCTCCGACCTCGCCTCCCTCCGCACCCGCGCCGAACGCACCGAGGACGGCGGCTGGCGGATCACGGGACAGAAGGTGTGGACGAGCGCCGCCCAGTGGGCCCACCACGGCATCCTGCTCGCGCGCACCGACCCCACCGCGCCCAAGCACAAGGGGCTGACCTACTTCCTCGTCGACATGCGGAACACCCCCGGCATCGACATCCGGCCCCTCAAGGAGATCACCGGGGACTCCCTCTTCAACGAGGTCTGGTTCGACGACGCGGTCCTCCCCGCCGACGCCGTCGTCGGCGAGGTGAACGACGGCTGGCGGGTCGCCCGCAACACCCTCGGCAACGAACGCGTCCACATGGCCGACCAGGTCGCCTTCGACACCGGACTGGAAGCCCTCATCGAGCAGGCCGCGCAGCACGACAGCACCGTCCGCGCGCGGATCGGCGGCCTCGTCGCCGAGGCGCACGCCCTCGCCTGCATCGGTCTGCGCACCACCCTGCTCCAGGTGTCCGGCCTCGAACCGGGCGCGGGCGCCAGCGTCCGCAAGCTCGTCCAGACCCTCCACCAGCAGAAGCTCGCCGAACTCACCCTCGAACTCCTCGGCCCCGAGGGCGCGCTGCGCGAGGGCCCCGGCGAACGGGCGCTGCACGGACTGCTCATGTCCCGCTGCCTCACCATCGCGGGCGGCACCACCCAAGTACAGCTCAATGTCGTCGCCGAGCGCCTGCTCGGCCTGCCGAGAGACTGAGTCCGAGAGACCGAGAGACTGAGGGGGAACAGCTGATGGGCAAGGCGTACGTCGTCGGTGTCGGGATGACGAAGTTCGAGAAGCCGGAGACCCGGGACTGGCAGTACTGGGACATGGCGAAGGAGGCGGGCACGGCCGCCCTCGCCGACGCGGGCGTCCCGTACGCGAGCGTGGAGCAGGCGGCCGTCGGCTACTGCTTCCAGGCCTCCACCGCCGGGCAGCGGGCCGTGTACGAACTGGGGCTCACCGGCATCCCCGTCTACAACCTCAACAACAACTGCGCGACCGGCTCCACCGCCCTCATGACCGCCCGGCAGTTCGTCGAGGGCGGCATCGCCGACTGCGTCCTCGCCCTCGGCTTCGAGAAGATGGCCCGCGGCTCGCTCGGCGGCGGAGGCTCGGCGGGCGCGGACGACTTCAAGACCTCGCCCGTCGCCCGGCACTACGGCATCATGGCGGCCGCCCACGGCTTCGAGATGTCCCCGCCCACCGCGCAGATCTTCGGCAACGCCGCCCGGGAGCACATGGAGCGGTACGGGACGACCGAGGTGCAGCTCGCGGCCGTCGGCGCCAAGAACCACCAGCACTCGGCGAACAACCCGAACGCCCAGTTCCAGGACGTCTACACGGTCGACGAGATCCTCGCCGCCAGGACCGTCCACCGGCCGCTCACCAAGCTCCAGTGCTCGCCCACCTCCGACGGCGCGGCGGCGGCCGTCGTCGTCTCCGAGCGGTTCGTCGAGGAACACGGGCTGCGGGGGAGGGCCGTGGAGATCGCCGCCCAGGCGATGACCACCGACACCGGGGAGTCCTTCGCCTCCGGCTCCTGCATCGACGCCGTCGGCCGCCCGATGTCCCGGGCCGCCGCGCGCCAGGTGTACGAGCGCTCGGGGCTCGGCATCGAGGACGTCGACGTCATCGAGCTCCACGACTGCTTCTCGATCAACGAACTGCTCACGTACGAGGCGCTCGGCATGTGCGAGGAGGGCGCCTCCGGCAAGCTCGTCGAGTCCGGCGCCACCACGTACGGCGGACGGTGGGTCGTGAACCCCTCCGGCGGGCTCATCTCCAAGGGCCACCCGCTGGGCGCGACCGGCCTCGCGCAGGCGACGGAGCTGGTGTGGCAGCTGCGGGGCGAGGCGGGGCCGCGCCAGGTCACGGGGGCGCGGGTCGGGCTCGCGCACAACATCGGCCTGGGCGGTGCGGCGGTGGTGACGCTGCTGCGGAAGGCGTAGGGCCTCGGGGGCGCCCGCCCGTGGAGGTCGTCAGGCGTAGCGCGTCACGGGGCCGTGGAGGTCGTAGGGCGTAGCGCGGCACGGGGCCGTGGAGGTCGTAGGGCGGAATGCCCATGTACGGGGCTGAGTCGGTCTGCGACCATGACATTCATGCCGCAGACCGACTCCGCCACGAGCGCATCCCTCACCCCCTCGATACGCACGCCCCGCCCGTGGCTGGTCGTCCTGACCGCCTGTGCCGGTCAGTTCCTCGTCGTCCTCGACGTCTCCGTCGTGAACGTCGCGCTGCCGTCCATGCGGACCGACCTCGGGCTCTCCGCGTTCGGGCTGCAATGGGTGCTCAGCGCGTACTCGATCGCCTTCGCCGGCTTCATGCTGCTCGGCGGACGGGCCGCCGACCTCTA
The sequence above is a segment of the Streptomyces sp. NBC_01255 genome. Coding sequences within it:
- a CDS encoding GlxA family transcriptional regulator, with protein sequence MPQGSSQPLSPAPLHRVVVIVDANSNPFELGCATEIFGLRRPELGRELYDFRLCSPEPDTLMRDGFFTLSGVAGLEATEAADTVIVPNRPDVAVPRRPAVLEAVRRAHARGARLVGFCSGAFTLAEAGVLDGRRATAHWQWADSFRTRFPAVTLEEDVLFVDDGDILTAAGSAAALDLGLHVVRRDHGAEIANAVSRRLVFAAHRDGGQRQFVERPVPDIPDESLAPVLAWALERLDEPLTVADLASRAAVSPATLHRRFRTQLGTTPLAWLTGERVALACRLIERGEARLDAVARSSGLGTAAHLRALMRRETGLSPSEYRRRFGPGAPAVRGQSWIRESL
- a CDS encoding phage baseplate protein; the protein is MAALSVAGIGTGAGHASAADGLPASQLIRVEGNTGPAYFREETLHEGTVIQSIGFDNVNRRLYYAQLIGGGRQLKGESAPLSGATRDLHGDLAITEWTLGADAADGSGTGRVTGYMYLRGFGHGVGFGVEPSGTSTYLWTEVDAVQDVEDGTSRGRRLCRFKFASSSTPLDATSTSLQKFTPVPGSVNNTAGIDPVNNRLVVRYDLNGMHYRIYDLAKARAGDFGTPLAEIAEPAISIDRNRYGRPSFQGYAVAGQYLYMLHGNSYGYTQDHDGNASTPKIVISPPGEGNTHLTSVDLNTGTIVTTFHSKAGYTLPFREPEGLAIQIPQPSRPDMFRLCMGFASGETPGQRKASVYYKDSLIQL
- a CDS encoding DUF2716 domain-containing protein, with protein sequence MRKETPVTELPEDDYRRVWDRFYEEFAFRPSVNPTTWPAIKEPAASATWSLAALDDDPDYEGLERLVAVVRAALASCVGPRGTLFALDWQHTSYRFSPQDVGGPGRPRWPLSPYPDGDYYIYLSEDFRLGSFGHPWESSLCLFGEELLAVASTEVDKVLGPPIRRSGKAEGAQ
- a CDS encoding acyl-CoA dehydrogenase; protein product: MGIAITHEQRELARSVRGWLTRAVPPEEVRKHLDVPDAAAGRPAYWDAAVEQGLLGLHLPEEYDGGGGDLVDLAVVVEEAARALLPGPYLPSVLAAEVLHRAGQGQLAASIARGERIAAVALGGTGSLTAVRTAGGWLLDGAAPPVLGGGQADLVLLRAATADGSVRLAVDTEGLAVRARESADPTRPTGELTARAVHVPAARQLAFGGDIGTGLVRDLAAVLLAADACGTAARAVETAAEHARTREQFGRPIGQFQGVKHLCADMLVRLEQARALTWDAARAGQDEARSLTAALAAATALDAAYTCAKDCIQILGGIGFTWEHDAHLLLRRAVVARQLLGTGDHHRLAALRHASDGVRRGLRLDLPPEADAYRREAREAVAPAAGLEPAAARRALAPTGYAAPHLPEPYGLGAGPLRQLAVQRELDEAGIALPGLGIGAWVVPSLLAHGTPEQQETHLGPTLRGERLWCQLFSEPGAGSDLASLRTRAERTEDGGWRITGQKVWTSAAQWAHHGILLARTDPTAPKHKGLTYFLVDMRNTPGIDIRPLKEITGDSLFNEVWFDDAVLPADAVVGEVNDGWRVARNTLGNERVHMADQVAFDTGLEALIEQAAQHDSTVRARIGGLVAEAHALACIGLRTTLLQVSGLEPGAGASVRKLVQTLHQQKLAELTLELLGPEGALREGPGERALHGLLMSRCLTIAGGTTQVQLNVVAERLLGLPRD
- a CDS encoding lipid-transfer protein; this translates as MGKAYVVGVGMTKFEKPETRDWQYWDMAKEAGTAALADAGVPYASVEQAAVGYCFQASTAGQRAVYELGLTGIPVYNLNNNCATGSTALMTARQFVEGGIADCVLALGFEKMARGSLGGGGSAGADDFKTSPVARHYGIMAAAHGFEMSPPTAQIFGNAAREHMERYGTTEVQLAAVGAKNHQHSANNPNAQFQDVYTVDEILAARTVHRPLTKLQCSPTSDGAAAAVVVSERFVEEHGLRGRAVEIAAQAMTTDTGESFASGSCIDAVGRPMSRAAARQVYERSGLGIEDVDVIELHDCFSINELLTYEALGMCEEGASGKLVESGATTYGGRWVVNPSGGLISKGHPLGATGLAQATELVWQLRGEAGPRQVTGARVGLAHNIGLGGAAVVTLLRKA